One genomic region from Gossypium hirsutum isolate 1008001.06 chromosome D13, Gossypium_hirsutum_v2.1, whole genome shotgun sequence encodes:
- the LOC107919431 gene encoding uncharacterized protein, giving the protein MREIEYSVGDYVFLKMSQWKKVLRFGRKGKLSPNFIGSYQILKRVRSVAYQLELPPELDRIHDVFHVSMLRRYRSNPSYVFYVEKIEVRTDLTFEEESVQLLDRNVKILRKKSIQLVNVLWKNHGTEEGERQKVAGASPSI; this is encoded by the exons ATGagggaaattgagtactctgtagGGGATTATGTATTCCTTAAGATGTCTCAGTGGAAGAAAGTTCTACGGTTCGGAcgtaagggtaagttgagccctaaTTTTATTGGGTCATATCAGATTCTAAAGCGTGTGAGATCAGTcgcttatcagttagagctacctccggAGTTAGAtcgtatccatgatgtgtttcacgtctctatgttgaggcgatatcggTCTAACCCATCTTACGTATTTTATGTTGAGAAGATTGAGGTTAGAACAGATTTGACATTTGAGGAGGAGTCGGTTCAGCTTTTGGATCGAAATGTAAAGATTTTGAGGAAGAAGTCTATTCAATTAGTTAATGTTCTGTGGAaaaatcatggcactgaggaag GGGAAAGACAAAAAGTGGCTGGTGCTTCTCCATCGATTTGA
- the LOC107919432 gene encoding protein MAINTENANCE OF MERISTEMS-like produces MPYLELAGFGSVALIWSFDLHFDFLSVLVERWRPKTHTFHFPCRECTVILEDVALQLGLPIDESPVTGVSSFIDPAVLCYQLLGGSPGDGESYFFGIKTWLKAKIGQLLATATEGELMCAARAYIMHIVGGVLMPDANGDNVHLMYLPLLADLSTASSYRWGSAVLAALYRELCRATNPDVVDMGRCLILLQSWALYRLPFLASVSHQPYVYPLLNR; encoded by the coding sequence ATGCCGTACTTGGAGCTAGCCGGATTTGGGTCAGTAGCATTGATCTGGTCCTTCGACTTGCACTTTGATTTCTTATCTGTGCTAGTGGAGCGGTGGCGCCCgaagacccacacttttcattttccgTGTAGGGAGTGCACGGTGATCTTGGAGGATGTTGCATTGCAGCTTGGGCTCCCAATTGACGAGAGTCCCGTAACAGGAGTATCTTCATTTATCGATCCGGCTGTACTTTGTTATCAGCTTCTAGGAGGCTCGCCAGGGGACGGTGAGTCATATTTTTTCGGCATAAAAACATGGCTAAAAGCCAAAATTGGACAATTATTAGCGACTGCCACTGAAGGTGAGTTGATGTGCGCTGCTCGAGCGTACATCATGCATATCGTAGGGGGAGTACTCATGCCTGATGCAAACGGCGACAATGTGCATTTGATGTACTTACCCCTGTTAGCTGATTTGTCCACTGCTAGCTCGTATAGGTGGGGCTCCGCCGTTCTAGCAGCGTTGTACCGGGAGCTTTGTCGGGCGACAAACCCGGATGTTGTAGACATGGGCAGATGCCTCATACTGCTACAGTCCTGGGCGCTCTATCGGCTGCCATTTTTGGCATCCGTTAGTCACCAACCGTATGTATATCCACTGCTGAACAGGTGA